One window from the genome of Mucilaginibacter ginsenosidivorans encodes:
- a CDS encoding PAS domain-containing sensor histidine kinase has translation MTTQTVSTSPGDTTFKVLFESAPGLYLVLLPDLTIYAVSDSYADATMTERERIVGKHLFEVFPDNPDDNKADGVSNLRASLNSVIKNKATHTMAVQKYDIRRPDGVFEERYWSPLNKPVLDVEGEVIFIIHRVEDVTEFIQLQKEREERARLADKLLARTLGLEMEIVKRSREIQTLNEKLEKKVIERTSELESIHKVIVDYKFALDSSCIVAVTDQKGVIQHVNDNFCKISKYSRAELIGQDHRIINSGFHTAEFIRNLWVTIANGRIWRGELKNKAKDGTYYWVDTTIVPFLDEKGKPYQYVAIRADITSRKETENHLKKSLKEVSDYKYALDESSIVAITDQRGIIQHANDNFCKISKYSREELIGRDHRIINSGFHTKEFIRSLWVTIANGKIWRGELKNKAKDGTYYWVDTTIVPFLDELGKPYQYVAIRADITTRKDTEVHLQKSLKEISDYKYALDESSIVAITNQKGVIQYANDNFCKISKYPREELIGQDHRIINSGFHSKDFIRKLWVTIANGKIWRGELKNRAKDGSYYWVDTTIIPFLDEQGKPYQYIAIRADITGRKMVEEENIKLNQDLEIRVKQRTEELEAFSYSISHDLRAPLRAVNGYARMLEEDYSGSFDEEGKRLLNVVQDNARKMDTLINNMLAFSKVGKKEINRSIIDMRSLAEDVWAELSKDPKCKAKAEIGELQQAIADRSLINQVWVNLLSNAIKYSANTPEPVVKIHSERKRDMIIYSVADNGVGFDMRYADKLFGVFQRLHSSEDFEGTGVGLAIVHRVITKHGGNVWAEGEVGKGAIFRFSLPVEKLKLV, from the coding sequence ATGACCACCCAAACCGTTTCAACTTCGCCTGGCGACACTACGTTCAAAGTTCTTTTTGAATCTGCCCCGGGTCTTTACCTCGTCCTGTTGCCCGATCTGACAATCTACGCGGTGAGCGACAGCTACGCTGATGCAACTATGACCGAGCGGGAGCGTATTGTGGGCAAACATTTGTTCGAGGTGTTTCCGGACAATCCTGACGATAACAAAGCCGACGGCGTTTCTAACCTTAGGGCGTCATTAAACTCGGTTATCAAGAACAAGGCTACCCATACCATGGCGGTACAGAAATACGATATACGCAGGCCGGACGGGGTTTTTGAAGAGCGGTATTGGAGTCCGCTTAATAAGCCTGTGCTCGACGTGGAAGGAGAGGTTATTTTTATTATTCACCGGGTTGAAGACGTGACCGAATTTATACAGCTTCAGAAAGAACGGGAAGAAAGGGCCAGGCTGGCAGATAAATTACTTGCCCGGACCTTAGGTCTTGAAATGGAGATAGTCAAGCGCTCGAGAGAAATACAAACACTCAATGAAAAGCTTGAGAAGAAAGTAATTGAGCGTACGAGCGAGCTGGAAAGTATACATAAGGTTATTGTGGATTATAAGTTTGCACTCGACTCGTCGTGTATAGTTGCTGTGACGGATCAAAAGGGGGTAATACAGCATGTTAATGATAATTTTTGTAAAATATCAAAATATAGCAGGGCGGAGCTTATAGGGCAGGACCATCGCATTATCAATTCAGGTTTTCATACGGCCGAGTTTATACGCAATTTATGGGTAACAATAGCGAATGGAAGAATTTGGAGAGGCGAATTAAAGAACAAGGCAAAAGATGGTACTTATTACTGGGTCGACACTACCATAGTTCCGTTCCTGGACGAAAAAGGCAAGCCTTATCAGTACGTTGCAATCCGTGCGGACATAACATCGCGTAAGGAAACAGAAAACCACCTTAAAAAGAGCTTAAAGGAGGTATCGGATTATAAGTATGCACTTGACGAATCGTCGATCGTTGCTATAACCGACCAAAGGGGTATCATTCAGCACGCTAATGACAATTTTTGTAAAATATCGAAATACAGCAGGGAAGAATTAATTGGGCGGGATCACCGTATTATCAACTCAGGCTTTCACACCAAAGAATTTATCCGCAGTTTATGGGTAACCATTGCTAATGGGAAAATATGGCGCGGCGAATTAAAAAACAAAGCTAAAGACGGCACTTACTATTGGGTTGATACGACCATTGTTCCGTTTTTGGATGAACTGGGTAAGCCCTATCAGTACGTTGCGATCAGGGCTGATATAACGACCCGGAAAGACACGGAGGTCCATCTACAAAAAAGCTTAAAAGAAATATCAGATTACAAATATGCGCTTGATGAATCGTCGATAGTAGCCATAACCAATCAAAAAGGTGTTATACAATATGCGAATGACAATTTTTGTAAAATATCAAAATACCCCAGGGAAGAATTGATCGGGCAGGATCACCGAATCATTAATTCAGGCTTTCATTCAAAGGATTTTATCCGTAAGCTTTGGGTTACCATTGCCAACGGTAAAATTTGGAGGGGCGAATTAAAAAACAGGGCCAAAGACGGGAGCTATTACTGGGTTGATACGACAATAATACCGTTCCTGGACGAGCAGGGTAAGCCCTACCAGTATATTGCTATCCGGGCGGATATCACCGGGCGCAAAATGGTGGAGGAAGAAAATATTAAATTGAACCAGGACCTCGAGATCAGGGTCAAACAGCGTACGGAAGAGCTGGAGGCCTTTTCCTATTCCATTTCGCACGACCTGCGGGCTCCGCTTAGGGCAGTAAATGGCTATGCCAGGATGTTGGAAGAGGACTACTCCGGGAGTTTTGATGAAGAAGGTAAACGACTGCTTAATGTGGTACAGGATAATGCCAGGAAAATGGACACTTTGATCAATAATATGCTTGCATTTTCGAAAGTAGGGAAAAAAGAGATCAACCGGTCAATTATCGATATGCGATCGCTGGCCGAAGACGTTTGGGCCGAACTAAGTAAGGATCCCAAATGCAAAGCAAAAGCAGAAATAGGCGAACTTCAGCAGGCGATCGCCGACCGTAGCCTGATAAACCAGGTGTGGGTAAACCTTTTGTCGAACGCTATTAAATACTCGGCTAATACACCGGAACCTGTAGTGAAGATCCATTCTGAGAGAAAGAGGGACATGATCATTTACTCCGTTGCCGATAACGGCGTCGGTTTCGACATGCGATACGCCGACAAGTTATTCGGTGTATTTCAGCGCCTCCATTCATCTGAAGATTTCGAAGGTACCGGAGTCGGGTTGGCCATTGTTCACCGCGTGATAACCAAACATGGCGGTAATGTATGGGCTGAGGGTGAAGTTGGGAAAGGAGCCATCTTCCGTTTCAGTTTGCCTGTTGAAAAACTAAAATTAGTTTGA
- a CDS encoding PfkB family carbohydrate kinase has protein sequence MYDICCVGHITLDKVVTTRAEMHMAGGTAFYFSSALQNLDTNYLLITSVAESEMHYVDELREKGIEIWAYPSAHTVYFENIYPEDQDHRTQNVLQQADPFSIQQMHGVDAEIYHLGPLLAGDISTDFIRSLAGKGKISLDAQGYLRKVEGQKVYPIDWPEKQEALQYVDILKADEAEMSVLTGYSDVERGVKVLAEWGVKEAVITNGSHGSTIYNAGVFYNIPAYKPEVVEDATGCGDTYMAGYLYYRAKGIDIEQSGQFAAAMASLKMGSPGPFTGTEQEIIDRIAKTK, from the coding sequence ATGTATGACATCTGCTGCGTAGGGCATATTACATTGGACAAAGTGGTGACCACCCGTGCGGAAATGCACATGGCCGGCGGGACTGCATTCTATTTCTCGTCGGCCCTGCAAAACCTTGATACAAATTACCTGCTGATCACATCGGTAGCCGAAAGCGAAATGCACTACGTTGATGAGTTGCGGGAAAAAGGAATTGAAATATGGGCCTATCCAAGTGCGCATACCGTGTACTTTGAGAACATATACCCCGAGGACCAGGACCACCGTACGCAAAATGTTTTACAGCAGGCCGACCCGTTCAGCATTCAGCAAATGCATGGAGTTGATGCTGAAATATATCATCTTGGGCCCTTGCTCGCGGGAGATATTTCAACTGATTTTATCAGGTCATTAGCCGGTAAAGGGAAAATATCTTTGGATGCCCAGGGATATCTGCGCAAGGTGGAAGGCCAAAAGGTGTACCCCATCGATTGGCCCGAAAAGCAGGAGGCCCTGCAATATGTTGACATTCTGAAAGCTGATGAGGCTGAAATGTCTGTACTGACGGGCTACAGCGATGTTGAAAGAGGCGTTAAGGTATTGGCGGAATGGGGTGTGAAAGAAGCTGTGATCACTAACGGCAGCCATGGATCGACAATTTATAACGCCGGAGTTTTTTACAATATACCAGCCTACAAGCCCGAAGTAGTAGAAGATGCTACCGGCTGCGGCGATACATATATGGCAGGATACCTCTATTATCGGGCGAAAGGTATTGATATAGAGCAGTCGGGGCAATTTGCTGCTGCAATGGCGAGTTTAAAGATGGGGTCGCCGGGCCCGTTTACCGGAACAGAACAGGAAATAATTGACCGGATAGCTAAAACCAAATAG
- a CDS encoding DUF6992 family protein, with amino-acid sequence MKKLCTLILILFSFHAFAQQDSLKAYNANRIRITSNGMEVLGAWGIANTGVSAIGWTSSTDPQTRYFYQMNVIWGSVDFVTAVLGYTGTQKYKNKKLSAAETLEAQKRIEKIFFVNGCLDVVYLGTGLYLKLAGDSRHSPIMKGYGESILLQGGFLLLFDGLMYHAEKGNGTKLGNFLEKHPITFDGRRVGMVFHM; translated from the coding sequence ATGAAAAAACTTTGCACCCTGATCCTGATCCTTTTTAGCTTTCACGCTTTTGCCCAGCAGGATTCACTGAAAGCCTATAACGCCAACCGTATCAGGATAACATCCAATGGCATGGAGGTTTTAGGAGCCTGGGGAATCGCAAATACAGGTGTAAGCGCCATCGGATGGACATCATCTACCGACCCGCAGACCAGGTATTTTTATCAAATGAATGTAATATGGGGCAGTGTCGACTTTGTGACCGCAGTATTAGGCTATACAGGCACGCAAAAATATAAGAACAAAAAACTGAGCGCGGCCGAAACGCTTGAGGCACAAAAAAGGATAGAAAAAATATTTTTTGTTAATGGCTGCCTTGACGTAGTTTATTTAGGGACAGGGCTTTACCTAAAGCTTGCCGGTGATTCGCGCCATTCGCCTATAATGAAAGGCTACGGGGAGTCGATACTATTACAGGGCGGGTTTTTGCTGTTGTTCGACGGGCTGATGTACCATGCCGAAAAAGGCAATGGCACTAAACTTGGAAACTTCCTTGAAAAACATCCCATTACCTTCGATGGCCGGAGAGTCGGCATGGTTTTCCACATGTAA
- a CDS encoding polysaccharide deacetylase family protein, which translates to MNRKFFFLVLITGLYTLPSIAQTPGTTTITEWQYGKNGAVSLTYDDASRHQFTRALPVMERLKLPATFFVITGPITGSKYQGKFIGRPVGDIIKESATIPTSDQNFLERCSAAGYLGYKGTISYHTRAGGMYDSGRKEKAFKLMDSLYAKVRNGDFPKGYEPCPEYTQAIGSTWDDFRKDAAKGYEIASHSITHATMPGMDEANIKYELEKSKEEILKQMGPKYTFSAEVPYGYENERVMQIAYKIYPALRNRMPEPWLKEIDRSSRKTPGPNNKDYVQWQRGATTKTPLPLMKSWVDTAYNRNDTWLVLVFHGVDSLGYEALNSSLLDEYFQYIKGKQDKLWVTTFGDATRYMREREAAKTASSESNGKIKVTLTHGLDKTQYYLPLTLKTYVPANWKLVHIEQGKHFTTKKPEKDDKGSYVLYQAEPNGAGITLSAR; encoded by the coding sequence ATGAACCGAAAGTTTTTTTTCCTGGTATTGATAACGGGCCTGTATACATTACCCTCCATCGCTCAAACCCCGGGTACCACTACGATTACCGAATGGCAATACGGCAAAAATGGTGCGGTATCGCTTACTTACGACGATGCATCGCGCCACCAGTTTACACGGGCGCTGCCGGTAATGGAGCGATTGAAATTACCTGCAACTTTTTTCGTTATCACAGGGCCTATAACCGGTTCGAAATACCAGGGTAAGTTTATTGGCAGGCCTGTCGGGGATATTATTAAAGAATCGGCAACCATTCCTACCAGCGATCAGAACTTTTTGGAGCGGTGTTCAGCGGCGGGCTATTTGGGCTATAAGGGAACTATATCCTACCATACACGCGCCGGCGGCATGTATGATTCCGGGCGGAAAGAAAAAGCTTTCAAATTAATGGATTCGTTATATGCCAAAGTGCGCAACGGCGATTTTCCGAAAGGTTATGAGCCATGCCCTGAATATACACAGGCTATAGGTTCAACCTGGGACGATTTCCGGAAAGATGCCGCTAAAGGTTACGAAATAGCCAGTCATTCCATTACCCATGCCACCATGCCGGGCATGGATGAGGCCAATATTAAGTACGAACTGGAAAAAAGCAAAGAGGAAATATTAAAGCAAATGGGGCCGAAATACACGTTTTCGGCCGAGGTTCCTTATGGTTACGAGAACGAAAGGGTGATGCAGATTGCCTACAAAATTTACCCGGCGCTGCGTAACCGCATGCCCGAACCCTGGCTGAAGGAAATAGACCGTTCGAGCCGCAAAACACCAGGACCGAACAATAAAGATTATGTACAATGGCAACGCGGCGCCACAACAAAAACACCTTTGCCACTGATGAAATCGTGGGTGGACACTGCTTATAACCGCAACGATACCTGGCTGGTGCTGGTGTTCCACGGTGTTGATAGCCTGGGTTACGAGGCACTGAACAGCAGTTTGCTTGATGAATATTTTCAATATATCAAAGGCAAACAGGATAAACTTTGGGTTACAACTTTTGGCGACGCTACGCGGTATATGCGCGAACGCGAGGCTGCTAAAACGGCCTCATCAGAAAGTAATGGAAAAATTAAAGTTACGTTGACACACGGTCTCGATAAAACTCAGTACTATCTGCCCTTAACGCTCAAAACTTACGTACCTGCCAACTGGAAATTGGTACATATTGAACAGGGGAAGCATTTTACTACGAAAAAGCCTGAAAAGGACGACAAGGGCAGCTATGTGCTTTACCAGGCCGAGCCAAATGGTGCAGGTATTACACTATCGGCCAGGTAA
- a CDS encoding energy transducer TonB produces MIKILPLSLLLSSVLWFNAGAQQNDNSLPHTYYFKKGLPVAEKNSAEFVRVISMPTDSANKGLYIVTDYYPNGKLMMTGMPATTNYNLKRQGEFVSYYPNGNIQTVKRYSKDTLKGVQTYNYPNGKLYHSDFYNIERKRYEIAELRDSTGKVLTSNGNGTAVLYDQKFKLMTDEGPIVNGVREGEWRGSVNDSVTYVCLYKDNKGTTGKSFERSGVVHEFTQAEIEPTYEGGLDKFYNYLVHNIHYPKAAKKNGVAGRVFLSFIIEKDGSLSNIKVLRGIGSGCDEEAVRALQLSPKWSPGYQYGMSVRVQYALPVGFTLKE; encoded by the coding sequence ATGATAAAAATATTACCCCTCTCATTACTGCTTTCATCCGTTTTATGGTTTAATGCCGGTGCACAACAAAATGATAACTCGCTGCCTCATACTTATTATTTCAAAAAGGGCTTGCCGGTAGCAGAAAAAAACAGTGCCGAATTTGTCCGTGTAATTTCGATGCCAACCGATAGTGCCAACAAGGGCCTGTACATAGTGACTGACTATTACCCTAACGGGAAATTGATGATGACAGGGATGCCAGCCACAACCAATTATAACCTGAAAAGACAAGGTGAGTTTGTTAGTTATTATCCTAACGGTAATATTCAAACTGTTAAAAGGTATTCAAAAGATACTCTGAAAGGCGTTCAAACCTATAACTATCCCAACGGCAAGTTATATCATTCAGATTTTTATAACATCGAACGAAAACGATATGAGATAGCCGAATTACGTGATTCGACAGGCAAAGTATTAACATCAAATGGCAACGGTACTGCCGTGCTGTACGATCAAAAATTTAAACTTATGACTGACGAAGGCCCCATTGTCAATGGTGTTCGTGAAGGTGAATGGCGCGGCTCAGTAAACGACTCGGTTACTTATGTATGTTTATATAAAGACAATAAAGGCACAACCGGTAAAAGCTTTGAAAGATCGGGTGTCGTACATGAATTTACGCAAGCCGAGATAGAACCTACTTATGAAGGTGGATTGGATAAGTTTTACAACTACCTGGTGCATAATATCCATTACCCAAAAGCTGCCAAAAAGAACGGTGTAGCGGGCAGGGTATTCCTGTCTTTTATAATAGAAAAAGACGGCTCACTTAGCAATATCAAGGTGCTGCGCGGTATTGGTTCGGGATGTGATGAAGAGGCGGTACGCGCGTTGCAGTTATCGCCGAAGTGGAGCCCCGGTTATCAATATGGTATGTCGGTTCGGGTGCAGTATGCTTTGCCTGTAGGTTTCACGTTGAAAGAGTGA
- a CDS encoding energy transducer TonB — MMTRAFTLFIAILISTVAFGQKTDSALLRKSIVYYFKNDGRLVAEKDSADYIRVLSPPDSEEPNFFNIHDFYMNGKPKLVGKSLMPGLEIKKQGTFIEYFENGHRKSIKNYDNGGVTGDEIHYYPNGKMYYISHYDKDIKDDIITEAKDSTGASLAENGKGIWIQYDDDFKFVTGKGPIVNGLKEGEWEGAPNDSVTYKCTYSKGVSVSGVSHTKSGKEYHFTKDIVEPEFKGGMKKFYEFLGNNIHYPTDAKEKNIQGKVYTSFFVEKDGRLTDLIILRGVGGGCDEEVIRIFKLSPPWQAGIYYGMPVRVRYSVPVSFTLQVEDK, encoded by the coding sequence ATGATGACCAGGGCCTTTACATTATTTATCGCTATTTTAATTTCGACAGTTGCCTTTGGGCAGAAAACCGACAGCGCTCTGCTTAGAAAATCGATTGTTTACTATTTTAAGAATGATGGACGGCTTGTGGCAGAAAAGGATAGCGCAGATTATATCAGGGTGTTGTCACCCCCGGACAGCGAAGAACCTAACTTTTTCAATATCCACGATTTTTACATGAACGGAAAACCCAAATTGGTGGGTAAGTCCCTTATGCCCGGGTTGGAGATAAAAAAGCAGGGAACATTTATTGAATATTTCGAAAATGGTCATAGAAAAAGTATTAAGAACTACGATAATGGAGGAGTCACCGGCGACGAAATTCATTATTATCCCAATGGTAAAATGTACTACATTTCTCATTACGATAAGGATATCAAGGACGACATTATCACAGAAGCAAAAGACTCGACAGGGGCATCGCTGGCTGAAAACGGGAAAGGTATTTGGATACAATATGATGATGATTTTAAGTTCGTGACAGGAAAAGGGCCAATTGTAAATGGTTTAAAAGAAGGTGAATGGGAAGGAGCGCCAAACGATTCGGTAACATATAAATGCACCTATAGCAAGGGTGTTTCAGTCAGCGGTGTAAGCCATACAAAGTCTGGCAAAGAGTATCATTTCACAAAAGATATTGTTGAGCCTGAATTTAAAGGAGGAATGAAGAAATTTTACGAATTTCTCGGTAACAACATTCATTATCCCACTGATGCGAAAGAAAAAAATATCCAGGGGAAGGTTTACACGTCTTTTTTTGTAGAAAAAGACGGACGCCTTACCGATCTTATAATTTTGCGTGGCGTGGGCGGGGGGTGCGATGAAGAAGTAATCCGCATATTTAAATTGTCTCCGCCGTGGCAGGCTGGCATATACTATGGCATGCCCGTACGAGTTAGATACAGCGTACCGGTATCATTCACCCTTCAAGTAGAAGACAAATGA
- a CDS encoding M1 family metallopeptidase produces the protein MKLNRIALSLLLCSSALVGQAQNDNKDAGKYDQHKVFNPLFYFGKNDEYRTAAGAPSAKYWQNRADYKLNVTLDTAKHRVSGTALITYTNNSPDALGFLWLQVDQNIYKEDSRGEATSPVESGRFNNKSFTNGDEIQGVYIVTKDKKGEKTEKADYLVTDTRLQIKLKDALKAGGAVIKIRIDYAFDVPEYGTDRMGRQKTKNGWLYEIAQWYPRMEVYDDVSGWNTIPYMGASEFYLEYGDFDYTVTAPSNLVVAGSGELLNPKEVLTPKVIARLAVAKGSDKTVMIRDSVDINDASFHPAKANLTWHFFCKNARDVAWAASKAFLWDAARINLPSGKKALAQSVYPIESKGMEAYSRSTEYVKGCIELYSKEWFEYTYPVATNVAGIVGGMEYPGIVFCSSRSRSGGLWEVTNHEFGHNWFPMIVGSNERKYAWMDEGFNTFINKVDTKVFNNGEYYSPEDAEKTAPGMFSADADAIMNVPDVIQANYLGFAAYEKPAMGLMILREQILGEERFDYAFRTYIKRWAFKHPTPFDFFHSMDNAAGEDLSWFWNEWFCTTWKDDQALKSIDYVNNDPAKGAMITIENKEEMALPVTIEVKEENGKTSRVKLPAEIWQRGGTWTFNYKSTSKIVYALIDPDHVLPDIDPENNAISGVEMDKSVTAATVLKSYFDAIGGEQRVKDIKDLTTTGEGEIQGVKVIKVNKYKMPGKFLQDLTVPQFGNLAFLHIVIEGDSLKYVQRGRPQNIVGTEKGAVKARYKLFPELDFGQTGYTTTLDNKYKVVDGALAYLITVKGPDGTSVKYFYDQKTGLKIQQYTDVVNATHMGFSDYQAINTGVKIPFTEVSSIVGNPITYKLSSATANTGLADDIFK, from the coding sequence ATGAAACTGAACAGGATCGCCTTATCACTTCTGCTGTGCAGCAGCGCATTGGTTGGACAGGCACAAAACGACAACAAGGATGCCGGCAAATACGACCAGCACAAAGTTTTTAACCCTTTGTTTTACTTCGGTAAAAACGACGAATATCGTACTGCGGCAGGCGCGCCCAGCGCAAAATATTGGCAAAACCGGGCCGATTATAAGCTCAACGTAACACTGGACACAGCCAAACACCGCGTAAGCGGTACTGCGCTGATCACTTATACCAATAACAGCCCCGATGCACTCGGGTTTTTATGGCTGCAGGTTGATCAGAATATTTACAAGGAGGATTCGCGAGGCGAAGCCACCAGCCCGGTTGAATCGGGAAGGTTCAATAACAAGAGCTTTACCAATGGTGACGAGATACAGGGAGTTTATATTGTAACTAAAGATAAAAAAGGCGAGAAAACGGAAAAAGCGGATTATCTTGTAACAGACACCCGGCTTCAAATAAAGCTGAAAGACGCCTTAAAGGCCGGTGGCGCAGTGATAAAGATCCGGATCGATTACGCTTTTGATGTGCCCGAATACGGCACCGACCGTATGGGGCGCCAGAAAACAAAAAATGGCTGGCTATATGAGATTGCCCAATGGTACCCGCGTATGGAAGTTTATGACGATGTGTCGGGATGGAATACTATTCCATACATGGGCGCCTCTGAGTTTTACCTGGAATACGGCGACTTTGATTATACCGTTACCGCGCCTTCCAACCTTGTTGTAGCCGGCTCGGGCGAATTGCTGAATCCAAAGGAGGTGCTGACCCCTAAAGTAATAGCACGTTTGGCTGTAGCCAAAGGCAGCGATAAAACGGTAATGATAAGGGACTCGGTTGATATTAACGATGCCTCTTTTCACCCGGCAAAAGCCAACCTTACCTGGCACTTCTTCTGTAAAAACGCACGCGATGTGGCCTGGGCTGCATCAAAAGCATTTTTGTGGGATGCTGCACGCATTAACCTCCCAAGCGGGAAAAAGGCATTGGCACAATCCGTATACCCTATCGAGAGCAAAGGTATGGAAGCTTACAGCCGCAGCACCGAATATGTGAAAGGCTGTATCGAACTCTATTCGAAAGAATGGTTTGAATATACTTACCCGGTTGCAACCAATGTTGCGGGCATAGTTGGCGGTATGGAATACCCCGGTATTGTGTTCTGTAGCTCGCGAAGCCGTTCTGGCGGTTTATGGGAAGTTACCAACCACGAATTCGGTCACAACTGGTTCCCGATGATAGTGGGTTCCAACGAACGTAAATATGCATGGATGGATGAAGGTTTCAATACGTTCATTAATAAAGTGGATACCAAAGTGTTCAATAACGGCGAATATTACAGTCCCGAGGATGCTGAGAAAACTGCGCCAGGTATGTTTTCGGCTGATGCAGATGCTATTATGAATGTTCCTGATGTGATACAGGCCAATTACCTTGGCTTTGCAGCTTATGAGAAACCAGCCATGGGCCTGATGATATTACGCGAGCAAATATTGGGCGAAGAACGTTTTGATTATGCCTTTCGCACTTACATCAAACGTTGGGCATTTAAGCATCCTACGCCATTCGACTTTTTCCATTCAATGGATAATGCAGCGGGAGAGGACCTGAGCTGGTTCTGGAACGAATGGTTCTGCACTACCTGGAAAGATGACCAGGCGCTAAAATCAATTGATTATGTTAATAACGACCCTGCCAAAGGTGCCATGATCACTATTGAAAACAAAGAGGAAATGGCCCTGCCTGTAACTATAGAAGTAAAGGAAGAGAACGGTAAAACATCGAGAGTTAAATTGCCGGCCGAGATATGGCAGCGCGGCGGCACCTGGACGTTCAACTATAAATCTACATCGAAGATCGTTTATGCATTGATCGATCCGGATCATGTACTGCCTGATATCGATCCGGAAAACAATGCTATCAGCGGCGTCGAAATGGACAAAAGCGTTACTGCGGCTACAGTACTGAAGTCGTATTTTGACGCTATTGGTGGCGAACAAAGGGTGAAGGATATTAAGGACCTTACCACTACCGGCGAAGGCGAAATACAGGGGGTAAAAGTTATTAAGGTTAATAAATATAAAATGCCAGGCAAGTTTTTGCAGGATCTCACTGTTCCGCAATTCGGCAACCTTGCATTCCTGCATATTGTTATTGAAGGCGACAGCTTGAAATATGTGCAGCGGGGCCGACCGCAGAATATTGTTGGAACTGAAAAAGGCGCTGTTAAAGCAAGATATAAGCTTTTCCCTGAATTGGATTTTGGTCAGACGGGCTATACCACTACGCTTGACAACAAATATAAAGTAGTGGATGGCGCTTTGGCGTACCTAATAACGGTTAAAGGTCCTGACGGCACCAGCGTAAAATATTTCTATGACCAGAAAACAGGGCTCAAGATTCAGCAATATACCGATGTTGTTAACGCCACCCACATGGGCTTCAGCGATTACCAAGCCATCAATACAGGCGTTAAAATACCTTTTACCGAGGTGAGTAGTATTGTCGGTAACCCTATTACTTATAAACTAAGCAGCGCAACAGCCAATACAGGTTTGGCTGATGATATTTTTAAATGA
- a CDS encoding glycosyltransferase family 2 protein: MDISVVVPLYNEVESLPELTSWISKVMFDNGFTYEIILVDDGSNDGSWDMILKLKESNSFIRGIKFRRNYGKSAALNVGFEAANGNVVITMDADLQDSPDEIPALYRRITEDKYDLVSGWKAKRYDPITKTIPTKVFNSVTRSMSGIKNLHDFNCGLKAYRKTVVKNIEVYGEMHRYIPVIAKWAGFTKIGEQIVEHRPRKYGKTKFGMSRFVNGFLDLLSIFFVGKFGKRPMHFFGTMGTLSFLTGLVISIWLISDKLYYVAHSLKVPREITAQPLFYIALVAIIVGSQLFLTGFIAELVSRNSHERNHYQVEERI, from the coding sequence ATGGACATATCAGTAGTAGTACCTCTTTATAACGAAGTAGAATCGTTGCCCGAATTGACATCGTGGATAAGCAAAGTGATGTTTGATAATGGTTTTACCTACGAGATCATCCTGGTAGATGATGGCAGCAACGATGGCTCATGGGATATGATCCTGAAACTGAAGGAAAGTAACTCATTCATCAGGGGTATTAAATTCAGGCGCAATTATGGTAAGTCGGCTGCGCTGAATGTAGGTTTTGAAGCCGCAAACGGCAATGTTGTGATTACCATGGATGCTGACCTGCAGGATAGCCCTGACGAGATACCGGCCCTTTACCGCCGGATAACAGAAGATAAATACGACCTGGTATCAGGCTGGAAAGCTAAGCGATACGACCCGATAACCAAAACCATACCTACCAAGGTTTTCAATTCGGTTACCCGCAGTATGTCGGGTATCAAAAACCTGCACGACTTTAATTGCGGGCTAAAAGCTTACCGCAAAACTGTTGTAAAAAACATAGAGGTATACGGCGAAATGCACCGCTACATACCCGTGATAGCCAAATGGGCTGGCTTCACAAAAATAGGCGAGCAAATTGTAGAGCACAGGCCGCGGAAATACGGCAAAACCAAATTTGGCATGAGCCGCTTTGTGAACGGATTCCTCGATTTGTTATCCATATTTTTCGTTGGAAAGTTCGGTAAAAGACCCATGCATTTTTTCGGCACAATGGGAACGTTAAGTTTTTTGACCGGTTTGGTCATTAGTATTTGGCTCATCAGCGACAAGCTTTATTATGTAGCCCACAGCCTTAAAGTTCCGCGCGAAATAACCGCGCAACCACTTTTTTATATCGCCCTGGTTGCAATCATCGTCGGTTCTCAATTATTTTTGACGGGGTTTATTGCCGAACTGGTTTCGCGTAATTCGCACGAACGCAACCATTACCAGGTTGAGGAGCGGATTTAA